A window of the Planktothrix tepida PCC 9214 genome harbors these coding sequences:
- a CDS encoding putative toxin-antitoxin system toxin component, PIN family — protein sequence MSIRVVFDTNILIATVLSQRGSPYQCLRLAHLGQIQSVTCQEILDEFREKLQFKFRYSLEKVESEVEMIANCSELAIISNTLNVIITDPDDNMVLECAVIGHANYIVTGDKKHLLPLNNYQGIEIVNATDFLSLIAQK from the coding sequence GTGTCAATAAGAGTTGTTTTTGATACTAATATTCTGATTGCAACTGTTCTCTCACAACGAGGTAGTCCCTATCAGTGTTTGCGACTTGCTCATTTAGGTCAAATTCAATCTGTAACTTGTCAAGAAATTCTGGATGAGTTTCGAGAAAAACTACAGTTTAAATTTCGCTATTCGTTAGAAAAAGTTGAGTCAGAAGTCGAAATGATAGCTAACTGTTCAGAGTTGGCTATCATTTCTAATACTCTTAATGTAATTATTACTGATCCTGATGATAATATGGTATTAGAATGCGCGGTTATAGGTCACGCCAATTATATCGTAACTGGAGACAAAAAACATTTACTTCCTTTAAATAATTATCAAGGAATTGAAATTGTAAATGCAACAGATTTTTTGAGTTTAATCGCTCAGAAATGA
- a CDS encoding endonuclease NucS, giving the protein MLKSEALLEEFIWLHLQPLLNLEPVKRQYFINKQNRSDILGVNPDGRLAILELKKGEGKASIDQLLRYQDFFGKESHQDPNFKRVDFSKKFLLIAIASHFNNSTIDYAQKMIPDCLLLTHEVKQYDNGEYFLVLKKLDNRILSKIPIEIIEDSLFESLPSFIQGYLLDKPEIRERILLIIQKILSYSPDLSLETQYNYSSKEMFFAKFNKKGELLTDKTCVSFMYDPAEETNPKDKLSLYVYLPTIFSMVTKNVKRVDRIRICTDDYTNVEKFEDFYTRCYRDDPCYLNYPLRTTEINEVYKSFQDYYINYRKYMKSRQKLRPVDASDFTSVDSIIQMALEDWSVR; this is encoded by the coding sequence TTGCTTAAGTCTGAAGCCTTACTCGAAGAATTTATCTGGTTACACCTCCAACCATTACTTAATTTAGAACCGGTTAAAAGACAATATTTTATTAATAAACAAAATCGTTCTGATATATTAGGAGTTAACCCAGACGGTAGACTCGCAATCTTAGAGCTTAAAAAAGGAGAAGGAAAAGCCAGTATAGATCAATTATTAAGATATCAAGATTTTTTCGGAAAAGAATCTCATCAAGATCCTAATTTTAAACGAGTAGATTTTAGTAAAAAATTTCTTTTAATTGCGATCGCTTCACATTTTAATAATTCAACTATTGATTATGCTCAAAAGATGATTCCTGATTGCTTATTATTAACCCATGAAGTCAAACAATACGACAATGGAGAATATTTTTTAGTTTTAAAAAAACTTGATAATAGAATTTTATCAAAAATTCCAATTGAAATTATAGAAGATTCATTATTTGAGTCTTTACCTTCCTTTATTCAGGGATATTTGTTAGATAAACCAGAAATTAGAGAAAGGATTTTATTAATCATTCAAAAAATTCTATCCTATAGTCCTGATCTGAGTTTAGAGACTCAATATAATTATTCTTCAAAAGAAATGTTTTTTGCTAAATTCAATAAAAAGGGTGAGTTATTAACTGATAAAACTTGCGTATCTTTTATGTATGATCCCGCAGAAGAAACAAATCCAAAAGATAAATTATCATTATATGTTTATTTACCTACTATCTTTTCGATGGTAACTAAGAATGTTAAAAGAGTAGATAGAATTAGAATATGTACTGATGATTATACCAATGTTGAAAAATTTGAAGATTTTTATACTCGTTGTTATAGAGATGATCCTTGTTACTTAAATTATCCTTTAAGAACAACAGAAATTAATGAGGTTTATAAGAGTTTCCAAGATTACTATATCAATTATCGAAAATATATGAAATCTCGTCAAAAGTTAAGACCAGTTGATGCTTCTGATTTTACCTCAGTAGACAGTATAATCCAGATGGCTTTAGAGGATTGGTCTGTTAGATAA
- a CDS encoding DUF3067 family protein, translating to MTGEDLRQLLLDKWGVSYDLQLRRTRGKIFLQIMWKYLEQMSFPLSEAEYIAHLNAIADYLNSWGTTEQVKHYILNTREKPRLGKAVSIPLDLGGRSSEWMVEEF from the coding sequence ATGACAGGTGAAGATCTACGTCAACTTTTATTAGATAAATGGGGCGTGTCCTACGATCTACAATTACGACGGACACGGGGTAAAATCTTCCTACAAATTATGTGGAAATATTTAGAACAAATGTCTTTTCCCCTGAGTGAAGCTGAATATATTGCCCATTTGAATGCGATCGCCGATTATTTGAATAGTTGGGGAACTACTGAACAGGTGAAACATTATATTCTCAATACCCGTGAAAAACCTCGTTTAGGAAAAGCCGTTAGTATTCCCCTAGATTTAGGCGGGAGATCGTCAGAATGGATGGTGGAGGAGTTCTAA
- a CDS encoding site-2 protease family protein yields MFTASDNTTVLVLFVALGILGWGYYRARPYGKLGLLSWLQSVALMSPWLLFFTLAALGIYLNVVSILFLFVASTGLYIMIGRKLREIANQDAVSPPEPKLDAVDSSTSSETAHHTPPASEPISPLQPVPLSPEDLKIIQGIFGVDTFFATETIPYQDGAIFKGNLRSDPETAYQQLSTKLQQRIGDRLRLFLVDNPDGKPVVIVLPRTNEPATTSTTQKILAIILGGITVGTIFEATGLLLGFDFFENINRYPELLPIAIGIMTILMLHEIAHQILAKRYNIKFSWPFFIPTIQIGTFGAFNRFESVLPNRTVLFDVAFAGPAAGGGLSLLMLISGLFLSHPGSLFKVPTEFFQGSVLVGTLSRAILGSQLHQTTVDIHPLALIGWFGLVITALNLMPAGQLDGGRIMQAIYGRKIAGRSTLATFIVLAIASLANPLALYWALVILILQRNLERPSLNELTEPDDTRAALGLLVLFLMIATLFPLTPGLARGLGIGS; encoded by the coding sequence ATGTTTACTGCATCTGATAACACCACTGTTCTAGTTCTTTTTGTTGCCCTTGGCATCCTAGGTTGGGGGTATTATCGCGCTAGACCTTACGGAAAACTAGGTTTATTATCCTGGTTACAATCCGTCGCGTTAATGTCCCCTTGGTTACTATTTTTCACCTTGGCAGCCCTGGGAATCTACCTGAATGTGGTGAGTATCTTATTCTTATTTGTAGCGTCCACAGGCTTATATATAATGATTGGCCGAAAACTCCGAGAAATCGCCAATCAAGATGCAGTGTCTCCCCCTGAACCCAAACTTGATGCTGTGGACAGTTCAACTTCATCCGAAACAGCCCATCACACGCCCCCGGCTTCTGAGCCAATTTCTCCTTTGCAACCTGTTCCTTTATCTCCCGAAGATCTCAAAATTATTCAAGGAATTTTTGGCGTTGACACGTTTTTTGCCACAGAAACCATTCCCTATCAAGATGGGGCAATTTTTAAAGGAAATCTTCGCAGTGATCCTGAAACGGCTTATCAACAATTATCCACGAAATTACAACAACGGATTGGCGATCGCTTACGGTTATTTTTAGTGGATAATCCTGATGGAAAACCCGTTGTGATTGTTCTTCCCCGCACCAATGAACCTGCAACCACTTCAACCACTCAAAAAATTTTAGCGATTATTTTAGGGGGAATTACAGTTGGTACTATTTTTGAAGCGACTGGTTTATTATTAGGATTCGATTTTTTTGAAAATATTAATCGCTATCCTGAACTTTTACCAATTGCCATCGGGATTATGACCATTTTAATGCTGCATGAAATTGCCCATCAAATCCTAGCCAAACGTTATAATATTAAATTTAGCTGGCCGTTTTTTATTCCGACGATTCAAATCGGAACCTTTGGGGCCTTCAATCGTTTTGAATCGGTTTTACCCAATAGAACGGTTTTATTTGATGTCGCCTTTGCAGGGCCAGCCGCCGGCGGAGGATTATCTTTATTAATGTTAATTAGTGGGTTATTTCTATCTCATCCAGGGAGTTTATTTAAAGTTCCAACGGAATTTTTTCAAGGATCAGTTTTGGTCGGAACTTTATCACGGGCAATTTTAGGCTCACAATTGCATCAAACCACCGTAGATATTCATCCTTTGGCGTTAATTGGGTGGTTTGGATTAGTGATTACCGCCTTAAATTTAATGCCTGCGGGACAATTGGATGGGGGACGAATTATGCAGGCGATTTATGGTCGAAAAATTGCCGGACGTTCAACCTTAGCGACCTTTATTGTATTAGCGATCGCATCTTTAGCCAATCCTTTAGCGCTGTATTGGGCTTTAGTAATTTTAATTTTACAACGGAATTTAGAACGCCCCAGTTTAAATGAATTAACCGAACCCGATGATACTCGCGCCGCCTTGGGATTATTGGTTTTATTTTTAATGATTGCAACCCTATTTCCCCTGACACCAGGGTTAGCTAGAGGGTTAGGAATTGGCAGTTAA
- a CDS encoding glucosyl-3-phosphoglycerate synthase — MDYKQELITTIHDFGCDLDLLEARLTQLCETFPTAVLIPALYEELERPALTRIRDCLTTCQFVNTVVVCLYAKSLEQYTKAVHFFSVLPQPTLVIWENSPRVNQLLEKLREKGLDLMSFKGKGRAVWIGLGVVSLQAEAIALHDADIITYDKSYPLKLLFPLLEKELGISFNKAYYARLGGDPRGFHGRVMRLFVTPLLVALMDLYGYNNYLRYLSAYRYPLSGEFALTNDIALNTRIPSNWGLEIGLLAEVYRNLAPQRIAQIDLGNFDHKHQVIGTSSQEGLRKMCSDVLRSILRTLIETERVVVTREQIHTLRIKFTREAQDFTRQYFVDARFNNLHYDRHQEEATVDIFQQVIAEAGEEFFQNPAAAQIPDWTRALAAMPALREQLREATRRDMAEAKAILAANPDFIPLEDSNPQAKSPNPLNSI, encoded by the coding sequence ATGGACTATAAACAAGAATTAATTACCACGATTCACGACTTTGGTTGTGATCTTGATTTATTGGAAGCCCGACTCACTCAACTGTGTGAAACTTTCCCCACGGCTGTATTGATTCCGGCTTTATATGAGGAATTAGAACGCCCTGCTTTAACTCGAATTCGAGATTGTCTGACAACCTGTCAGTTTGTGAATACTGTTGTGGTTTGTTTATATGCTAAAAGCCTTGAACAATACACAAAAGCGGTTCACTTTTTTAGTGTTTTACCCCAACCGACTTTGGTGATTTGGGAAAATAGCCCTAGAGTTAATCAATTATTAGAAAAATTGCGGGAAAAAGGCTTAGACTTGATGAGTTTCAAAGGCAAAGGTCGGGCGGTATGGATTGGTTTAGGGGTAGTCTCTTTACAAGCAGAAGCCATCGCCCTTCATGATGCTGATATTATTACTTATGATAAATCCTATCCCCTGAAACTATTATTTCCCCTCCTAGAAAAAGAACTGGGAATTTCTTTTAATAAAGCCTATTATGCTCGTTTAGGAGGAGATCCTAGAGGCTTTCATGGTCGCGTCATGCGTCTATTTGTCACGCCCTTATTAGTCGCCTTAATGGATTTATATGGTTATAACAATTACTTACGTTATTTAAGTGCCTATCGTTATCCTCTATCCGGTGAATTTGCCCTCACCAATGATATTGCTCTCAATACTCGAATTCCGAGTAATTGGGGTTTAGAAATCGGGTTGTTAGCAGAAGTCTATCGCAATCTTGCTCCTCAAAGAATTGCTCAAATTGACCTCGGAAATTTTGATCATAAACATCAAGTGATTGGCACCTCTTCCCAAGAAGGATTACGCAAAATGTGTTCCGATGTTCTGCGGTCAATTTTGCGAACCTTAATCGAAACAGAACGAGTCGTTGTTACCCGTGAACAAATTCACACCCTGCGAATTAAATTTACGCGAGAAGCTCAAGATTTTACCCGTCAATATTTTGTTGATGCTCGATTTAATAATTTACATTACGATCGTCATCAAGAAGAAGCAACAGTTGATATCTTTCAACAAGTCATCGCTGAAGCTGGGGAAGAATTTTTTCAAAATCCAGCCGCTGCTCAAATTCCCGACTGGACAAGGGCTTTAGCTGCTATGCCCGCCCTGCGCGAACAATTGCGGGAAGCCACCCGTCGAGATATGGCCGAAGCCAAAGCCATTTTAGCCGCCAATCCTGACTTCATCCCCCTAGAGGATTCCAACCCCCAGGCCAAGAGTCCTAACCCCTTAAATTCGATCTAA
- a CDS encoding EAL domain-containing protein codes for MQQEEASILNQDFVALEEEFINTPGRIQPHGLLLTLQEPDLKILQVSRNALRLFGVSVSAFLNRPLSHFLNKLQFFQIQDCLISNNFQYYNPIHLIFHIKNKRIICDGILHRYQDIVILELELNQDENVTFINFYHLVRSSVCKIQSATNFKDLSLFLAQEIRKISEFDRVMVYQFDQEKNGVVIAEDKRQDLESFLGLHYPHLDIPEFARDLYQRNWLRLLVDINHQPVDIVPPIHPLTQKPLDLSFSVLRSVSPCHLEYLRNMGVQATLCISLIKKESLWGLIACHHYSPRYVSYTIRKACEFLGQVMAVELPYKEISEDYLYYREKLKLVRKNLLNAPALETSFIQSLAQDQINLLNLVKAQGAMIRFGEDVMLVGKTPPLAEVQKLIEWLSQYCHQEIFYTDCLPKLYPQAESYKDLISGIMAISLSPNQSEYHLIWFRPEVIQTVNWAGNPQDSIEIEQQGLRRLTPRQSFELWKETVKLKSLPWKPVEIETAQELRNSLMLAALESSEHQLRQSKELAQVTLQSIGDAVITTNSQGQIESLNPVAEELTGWSVLEAKGLPLNDVFKILDGKTHLFSENPVEKVLKEGCIFDFSDNVILRGKDGKERSIDNSAAPIRSRDGTIIGAVLVFRDVTQERELANRLSWQACHDSLTGLINRSEFEKQVTKTLKLVRESPHHHAICYLDLDQFKIVNDTCGHLAGDELLRQLSCLLQNQVTERDTLARLGGDEFGLLLNYYSLDEAQKKAVDLCNVVRDFRFAWDEKVFSIGVSIGLVQITDKTHDLATVLSAADAACYAAKNQGRNRVHLYHADDQELIQQRREIRWAARIPQALEENRFCLYYQPIMDINPATKPHKHGEVLLRLRDTSGQLISPMAFIPAAERYDLMKSIDRWVIRTVFQHLEQHYLSIHLSENLAEIQEFYAINLSGASLNNDEFIEFLYDQFAQYKVPPQVVCFEITETLAIANLKKAVQLIQSFKRLGCSFALDDFGSGMSSFSYLKTLPIDYLKIDGGFVKDILTDPVAREIVEAIHRIGHVMKIKTIAEFVENDAILTELKKIGIDYVQGFGIGKPQPFILPVIKSGGETNPNKH; via the coding sequence ATGCAACAGGAAGAAGCAAGTATCCTCAATCAGGATTTTGTGGCACTAGAAGAAGAATTTATTAATACTCCGGGTAGAATACAACCTCATGGTCTTTTGTTAACGTTACAAGAGCCTGATTTAAAAATTTTACAAGTCAGCAGAAATGCTTTAAGGCTGTTTGGGGTTTCTGTGTCTGCTTTTCTAAATCGACCCTTAAGCCATTTTTTAAACAAACTCCAATTTTTTCAAATCCAAGACTGTTTAATTAGCAACAATTTCCAATATTATAACCCGATTCATCTTATTTTCCATATTAAAAATAAAAGAATTATCTGTGATGGAATTCTCCATCGATATCAGGATATTGTGATTTTAGAATTAGAGCTAAATCAAGATGAAAATGTCACCTTTATCAATTTTTATCATCTGGTCAGATCCTCTGTTTGTAAGATTCAAAGTGCCACAAATTTTAAGGATTTAAGTTTATTTTTGGCTCAGGAAATACGCAAAATTAGCGAATTTGATCGCGTGATGGTCTATCAATTTGATCAAGAAAAAAATGGAGTTGTGATTGCTGAAGATAAACGACAAGATTTAGAAAGTTTTTTAGGACTTCATTATCCTCACCTAGATATTCCTGAATTTGCGAGAGACCTTTATCAGCGAAATTGGCTGCGATTATTAGTTGATATTAATCATCAACCCGTTGATATTGTGCCTCCGATTCATCCCCTAACCCAAAAACCCTTAGATTTAAGTTTTTCGGTGCTGCGTTCTGTTTCTCCCTGTCATTTAGAATATCTTAGAAATATGGGAGTTCAAGCAACCCTTTGTATTTCTTTAATTAAAAAAGAAAGCCTTTGGGGTTTAATTGCTTGTCATCATTATTCTCCTCGTTATGTCTCTTATACCATCCGTAAAGCTTGTGAATTTCTCGGGCAAGTTATGGCGGTAGAATTACCCTATAAAGAAATTAGTGAAGATTACCTCTATTACCGTGAAAAACTCAAATTAGTGCGTAAAAATTTACTGAATGCTCCTGCTTTAGAAACCTCTTTTATCCAAAGTTTAGCACAAGACCAAATTAATTTATTGAATCTAGTTAAAGCTCAAGGGGCTATGATTCGGTTTGGGGAAGATGTCATGTTAGTCGGTAAAACCCCTCCCTTAGCAGAAGTTCAAAAACTAATTGAATGGTTATCTCAATATTGCCATCAAGAAATATTTTATACGGATTGTTTGCCAAAATTGTATCCCCAAGCCGAATCTTATAAAGATTTAATCAGTGGAATTATGGCTATTTCTTTATCTCCCAATCAAAGTGAATATCATTTAATTTGGTTTAGGCCAGAAGTGATTCAAACGGTGAACTGGGCTGGAAATCCCCAAGACTCTATTGAAATTGAACAACAAGGATTGCGTCGATTAACCCCACGCCAATCCTTTGAACTCTGGAAAGAAACCGTTAAATTAAAATCCTTACCTTGGAAACCTGTTGAAATTGAAACAGCCCAAGAATTAAGAAATTCTTTGATGTTAGCCGCCTTAGAATCCAGTGAACATCAGTTAAGACAAAGCAAAGAATTAGCTCAAGTCACGTTACAATCCATTGGTGATGCCGTGATTACCACCAATAGTCAAGGACAGATTGAATCCCTCAATCCTGTTGCTGAAGAATTAACAGGTTGGTCAGTTTTAGAAGCGAAAGGTTTACCTTTAAATGATGTGTTCAAAATTTTGGATGGAAAAACCCATCTCTTCAGCGAAAATCCCGTTGAAAAAGTTTTAAAAGAAGGGTGTATTTTTGATTTTTCCGATAATGTTATTTTAAGGGGAAAGGATGGTAAAGAACGGTCAATTGATAATTCTGCGGCTCCTATCCGCAGCCGAGATGGTACGATTATTGGGGCTGTTTTAGTGTTTCGAGATGTCACCCAAGAACGAGAACTTGCAAATCGATTATCTTGGCAAGCTTGTCATGATTCCTTAACCGGATTAATAAATCGCAGTGAATTTGAAAAACAGGTGACAAAAACGTTAAAATTAGTCCGCGAATCTCCCCATCATCATGCCATTTGTTATTTAGATTTAGACCAATTTAAAATTGTCAATGATACCTGTGGACATCTAGCCGGGGATGAACTTCTACGACAATTAAGTTGTTTGTTACAAAATCAAGTCACAGAACGAGATACCTTAGCCCGTTTAGGAGGAGATGAATTTGGTTTATTGTTAAATTACTATTCCTTAGATGAAGCCCAAAAAAAAGCAGTAGATTTGTGTAATGTAGTTCGAGATTTTCGCTTTGCTTGGGACGAAAAAGTTTTTTCCATTGGAGTCAGTATTGGATTAGTACAAATCACGGATAAAACTCATGATTTAGCAACGGTTTTGAGTGCAGCAGATGCGGCTTGTTATGCAGCAAAAAATCAAGGTCGTAACCGGGTTCACCTTTATCACGCCGATGACCAAGAGTTGATTCAACAACGTCGTGAAATTCGCTGGGCGGCGCGAATTCCTCAAGCCCTAGAAGAAAATCGCTTCTGTTTATATTATCAACCTATTATGGACATTAATCCCGCGACAAAACCCCATAAACATGGTGAAGTTTTACTGCGGTTACGAGACACATCCGGTCAATTAATTTCACCGATGGCATTTATTCCAGCAGCAGAACGATATGATTTAATGAAAAGCATTGACCGTTGGGTTATTCGCACTGTTTTTCAACATTTAGAACAGCATTATCTCTCTATCCATCTCTCCGAAAATCTAGCAGAGATTCAAGAATTTTATGCGATTAACTTATCCGGGGCGAGTTTGAATAATGATGAATTTATTGAGTTTCTCTATGACCAATTTGCACAGTATAAAGTTCCTCCCCAAGTTGTTTGCTTTGAAATTACAGAAACCCTCGCTATTGCTAACCTCAAAAAAGCAGTACAACTGATACAATCTTTTAAAAGATTAGGGTGTTCTTTTGCCCTGGATGACTTTGGCAGTGGAATGTCTTCTTTTTCTTATCTAAAAACCCTGCCCATTGATTATTTAAAAATTGATGGGGGTTTTGTGAAAGATATTTTAACTGACCCCGTTGCCCGTGAAATTGTTGAAGCTATTCATCGTATTGGTCATGTGATGAAGATTAAAACGATTGCAGAATTTGTAGAAAACGATGCTATTTTAACAGAACTCAAAAAAATAGGCATTGACTATGTTCAAGGGTTTGGAATTGGCAAACCTCAACCCTTTATTCTTCCGGTTATTAAAAGCGGAGGCGAGACAAACCCGAATAAACATTAA
- the fdhD gene encoding formate dehydrogenase accessory sulfurtransferase FdhD — MNTGNSKIKAKIWVVFEGKERSRFDELATEEPLEIRLSPTNKTLAVTMRTPGADFELVAGFLYSEGMIKNKSDIVKMSYCVDPNIDGEQQQNIVNVALKPELNLDFKSLERHFFTNSSCGVCGKASIESLEQKGCPILTEDWHVTANIIYNLPEQLNQAQSVFHKTGGLHAAALFNPEGNLLKLREDVGRHNALDKLIGSAFLADELPLNQGMIMVSGRTSFEIIQKCLMAKIPIICAVSAPSSLAVSLAQAFNLTLIGFLRGQRFNVYSGLSRLRF, encoded by the coding sequence ATGAATACAGGTAATAGTAAAATAAAAGCAAAAATTTGGGTAGTTTTTGAGGGAAAAGAACGTTCTCGTTTTGATGAATTAGCAACGGAAGAACCCTTAGAAATTCGCTTATCTCCGACTAACAAAACCCTGGCAGTGACGATGCGAACCCCTGGGGCTGATTTTGAATTAGTGGCTGGATTTTTGTATAGTGAAGGAATGATTAAAAATAAATCTGATATTGTCAAAATGAGTTATTGCGTTGACCCTAATATTGATGGAGAACAACAACAAAATATTGTTAATGTCGCCCTAAAACCCGAATTAAACCTTGATTTTAAATCCTTAGAACGTCATTTTTTTACAAATAGTTCCTGCGGAGTTTGTGGGAAAGCAAGTATTGAATCTTTAGAGCAAAAAGGTTGTCCGATTTTAACAGAAGATTGGCACGTTACGGCTAATATTATCTATAATTTACCCGAACAATTAAACCAGGCGCAGAGTGTGTTTCATAAAACCGGGGGGTTACACGCTGCGGCGTTATTTAATCCAGAGGGGAATTTATTAAAATTACGCGAAGATGTCGGACGTCATAATGCTTTAGATAAGTTAATTGGGTCAGCTTTTTTAGCGGATGAATTACCTCTAAATCAAGGAATGATAATGGTGAGTGGACGCACCAGCTTTGAAATTATTCAAAAGTGTTTGATGGCAAAAATTCCCATCATTTGTGCGGTTTCTGCACCCAGTAGTTTAGCGGTGAGTTTAGCCCAGGCGTTTAATCTTACTCTGATTGGATTTTTACGCGGTCAACGATTTAATGTTTATTCGGGTTTGTCTCGCCTCCGCTTTTAA